The following are encoded in a window of Caballeronia sp. NK8 genomic DNA:
- a CDS encoding YbfB/YjiJ family MFS transporter has protein sequence MLAMALSLGSAIALGLARFSYALLLPPMRLDLAWNFAQAGAMNTANAFGYLLGALAFSRLSMRVASRTLFVAGCVLTAVLMAASGATVDTDALLALRVATGIGSALIFVSGGVLAARLASTSPRDAGLVIGLYYGGTGWGIVISSVVVPLAVLPVTHGWRFAWLALAVACAAFSGIAVWAARRIETAHAHPTARHGAHASSGVVVQRRRFALVLAGYGCFGIGYIGYMTFIVALLRNAGMSAGVVSGFYILLGVATVVSARMWSGLLDRMRGGQALAILNALLAAATVIPALLAHPLAAFVSGTLFGATFLSAVASTTAFVRHNLPASQWPRGINAFTIVFALGQIVGPVVIGRVSDSVGLTRGLVYSALVLAAGALLAGCQKPLYKQDSE, from the coding sequence ATGCTCGCGATGGCGCTGTCGCTTGGCAGCGCCATCGCGCTCGGGCTCGCGCGCTTTTCCTACGCGCTGCTGCTGCCGCCCATGCGCCTTGACCTCGCGTGGAACTTCGCGCAAGCCGGCGCGATGAACACGGCCAACGCGTTCGGCTATCTGCTCGGCGCGCTCGCGTTCTCCCGACTGTCGATGCGCGTGGCGTCGCGAACATTGTTCGTCGCCGGTTGCGTTCTGACGGCCGTGCTGATGGCGGCGAGCGGCGCAACGGTCGATACTGACGCCCTGCTCGCGCTGCGCGTCGCGACGGGCATCGGCAGTGCGTTGATCTTCGTGAGTGGTGGCGTGCTGGCGGCACGGCTCGCGTCGACGTCGCCGCGCGACGCGGGGCTCGTGATCGGCCTTTATTACGGCGGCACCGGCTGGGGCATCGTGATTTCGTCGGTGGTGGTTCCGCTTGCGGTGCTGCCCGTCACGCACGGCTGGCGCTTCGCATGGCTCGCTCTCGCCGTGGCGTGTGCCGCGTTTTCCGGCATCGCGGTCTGGGCCGCGCGCCGGATCGAAACCGCGCACGCGCATCCGACGGCGCGTCACGGCGCGCACGCTTCATCGGGCGTCGTGGTGCAAAGACGGCGCTTCGCGCTCGTGCTCGCCGGTTATGGATGCTTCGGGATCGGCTATATCGGCTACATGACCTTTATCGTCGCCCTGCTTCGCAACGCGGGCATGAGCGCCGGCGTGGTGAGCGGCTTCTATATTCTTCTGGGCGTGGCGACGGTCGTATCGGCGCGGATGTGGTCGGGGCTACTCGATCGCATGCGCGGCGGACAGGCGCTCGCGATCCTCAACGCGCTGCTCGCGGCCGCGACGGTCATCCCCGCGCTGCTCGCGCATCCGCTGGCGGCGTTCGTTTCCGGTACGCTGTTTGGGGCGACGTTTTTGTCCGCGGTGGCGTCGACCACGGCGTTCGTTCGGCACAACCTGCCGGCCAGTCAATGGCCGCGAGGAATCAACGCCTTCACGATCGTGTTCGCGCTCGGACAGATCGTCGGACCGGTGGTGATCGGCCGGGTTTCGGACAGCGTGGGGCTGACCCGCGGGCTCGTCTATTCGGCGCTCGTGCTCGCGGCGGGCGCGTTGCTCGCGGGTTGCCAGAAGCCTCTGTATAAGCAGGATTCCGAATGA